One stretch of Chlamydia abortus DNA includes these proteins:
- a CDS encoding type I restriction enzyme HsdR N-terminal domain-containing protein → MSSSNQLSHQDSTSFNDQVTTNTDSLTIFDPIRYKILASTPEEKVRQELITCLVEELHYPPSLIIVEKGLKTLFPLLSRKEIRLPRRRPDLLVITPATYTDAEGKTYNLGEPRPLLLIECKARVINQQTLNQLLSYNYIIGSPCISVVCYKKQQTGFLNPKTHTLDFYPGLPCYSQLISYYLTLNSVQPIN, encoded by the coding sequence ATGTCCTCATCGAACCAATTATCGCACCAGGATTCCACATCTTTTAATGATCAGGTCACGACGAACACAGATTCTCTCACCATCTTTGACCCGATACGGTATAAAATCTTGGCATCGACACCTGAAGAAAAGGTACGTCAAGAGCTCATTACTTGTCTCGTTGAGGAATTGCACTACCCGCCGTCCCTAATTATTGTCGAAAAAGGTCTGAAGACTTTATTTCCTCTTCTTTCTCGTAAGGAGATACGCTTGCCTCGACGTCGTCCCGATCTCTTGGTGATCACACCAGCAACATATACGGATGCCGAGGGGAAAACCTACAACTTAGGAGAGCCTCGCCCCCTGCTGTTGATTGAATGTAAAGCACGAGTAATTAACCAACAAACACTCAACCAATTATTAAGCTACAACTATATTATCGGATCTCCATGCATCTCTGTTGTTTGCTACAAAAAACAACAAACAGGATTTCTCAATCCCAAGACACACACTTTAGATTTTTATCCAGGACTACCGTGCTATTCCCAACTGATCTCCTACTATCTGACGCTAAACTCTGTACAACCTATAAACTAA
- a CDS encoding ABC transporter permease: MESPTSFYRRFFQAYHKNFLASLSWKFVIALVLLGVYAPLFASSKPIVVQWEGSLYFPLFRYLWFSGFYTKAIDLFFNVLMATLPLFFIACKLFKRRARRALLGILTLAQVLGFIFVYQGNIQDPAGDENLKKLRAEKILSQIANSRTENIVLLPKDVRTWELEKTYMSKYEQLGILIKSKYRKLQHEKLQKYCVAYEGYKGSPMPTLYYSQMKNEQVCLERLQQRLDKLHASYESALQTWYKAIDEYRPFLMALTRVEHDLNLALYNKDHNERLRSAYSSIEEEAEPFRKHLLSTRRVLEEYNKIHSAINFIQDKRAWINEESEKLRILINPLLSSFHWEDDAGGSHEMNKYIRWWQRTRINRKDLLASLIFGIRIAIVVGGISVAIALFIGTVIGLVSGYFGGTTDMVLSRFTEIWETMPMLFILMLVVSITQKKSLFLDTILLGCFGWTGFSRYIRIETLKQRNMSYVLAATNMCYSHYHIMVHQILPNAIVPVISLLPFSMMAMISCEAGLTFLGLGEESSVSWGNLMKEGVTAFPSESCILWPPAIMLTALLIAIALIGDGIRDALDPKLQD, encoded by the coding sequence ATGGAATCCCCGACTTCTTTTTATCGCCGATTCTTTCAGGCATACCATAAGAATTTCCTTGCCTCTCTGTCATGGAAGTTTGTTATCGCATTAGTACTTCTAGGTGTATATGCACCTCTATTTGCGAGTAGTAAACCTATTGTAGTTCAATGGGAGGGGTCTCTATATTTCCCTTTATTTAGATATTTATGGTTCTCAGGTTTTTATACTAAGGCTATAGATCTGTTTTTTAATGTTTTGATGGCAACTCTGCCGTTGTTCTTTATAGCTTGCAAGCTCTTTAAGAGAAGAGCTCGTAGGGCTCTTCTTGGGATTTTAACTCTTGCTCAAGTATTAGGATTTATCTTTGTATACCAAGGGAATATCCAAGATCCCGCTGGAGATGAAAATCTGAAAAAATTGCGAGCAGAGAAAATCCTTTCGCAAATTGCCAATAGCAGAACAGAAAATATCGTTTTACTTCCTAAAGATGTGCGTACTTGGGAATTAGAAAAGACATACATGAGTAAGTACGAGCAGTTGGGAATTTTGATAAAGTCAAAATACCGTAAATTACAGCACGAGAAATTACAGAAGTATTGTGTGGCGTATGAGGGGTACAAAGGTTCACCAATGCCCACGCTGTACTACTCACAGATGAAAAATGAGCAGGTATGTTTGGAGCGTTTACAACAAAGACTAGACAAGTTGCACGCTTCTTACGAATCAGCATTACAAACTTGGTATAAGGCAATAGATGAGTACCGTCCTTTTCTTATGGCGCTCACTCGAGTCGAACATGATTTGAACCTAGCTTTATATAATAAAGATCATAATGAGAGATTACGTTCAGCGTATTCTTCGATAGAAGAAGAAGCGGAACCTTTCCGTAAGCACCTATTAAGTACACGCCGGGTTCTTGAGGAATACAATAAAATCCATAGCGCGATTAACTTTATTCAAGATAAACGTGCGTGGATTAACGAAGAATCTGAAAAACTTCGCATTCTTATCAACCCGTTGCTGAGTTCTTTCCATTGGGAAGATGATGCGGGAGGTTCTCATGAGATGAATAAGTACATACGTTGGTGGCAGCGCACACGAATTAATCGCAAAGATCTTTTAGCCTCTTTAATTTTCGGGATTCGTATTGCTATAGTTGTCGGAGGGATCTCCGTTGCCATTGCTTTGTTTATTGGTACGGTTATTGGTTTAGTTTCTGGGTATTTTGGCGGAACTACGGATATGGTTCTTTCTAGATTTACTGAGATTTGGGAAACCATGCCCATGTTGTTTATTTTGATGCTCGTGGTGTCTATAACGCAGAAAAAATCCTTATTTTTAGATACAATCTTACTTGGATGTTTCGGTTGGACAGGATTTAGCAGATACATCAGAATAGAAACCTTAAAACAACGCAATATGTCCTATGTGTTAGCGGCGACAAATATGTGTTACAGCCATTATCACATTATGGTACATCAGATACTTCCTAATGCGATTGTCCCGGTGATTTCCCTACTGCCGTTTTCTATGATGGCAATGATTAGCTGTGAGGCGGGGTTAACATTTTTAGGTCTCGGAGAGGAAAGCTCTGTGTCTTGGGGAAATCTTATGAAAGAAGGAGTGACAGCTTTTCCTTCGGAAAGTTGTATTCTTTGGCCTCCTGCCATTATGCTGACCGCTTTGCTTATTGCTATAGCATTGATAGGAGATGGTATTCGAGACGCTCTAGATCCTAAATTACAAGACTAA
- the yidD gene encoding membrane protein insertion efficiency factor YidD: MSFKQLLYNLPTHLCCGLIHLYRWTISPLLGSPCRFFPSCSQYALQALKHHKCIRGLWLTIKRIGKCGPWHPGGIDLVPMTTLEEALDVSQVTNDDDSGDSHA; encoded by the coding sequence ATGTCATTTAAACAACTGCTATACAACCTACCCACTCACCTCTGCTGTGGTCTCATCCATCTTTACAGATGGACAATTTCTCCTCTATTAGGAAGCCCTTGTAGGTTTTTTCCCTCCTGTTCGCAGTACGCTTTACAGGCGTTAAAACATCATAAGTGTATTCGAGGGCTCTGGTTGACAATAAAAAGAATAGGAAAATGTGGGCCTTGGCACCCAGGGGGAATCGATCTCGTCCCTATGACGACTTTGGAGGAAGCTTTAGATGTTTCCCAGGTAACAAACGATGATGACTCAGGTGATTCACACGCATGA
- a CDS encoding MGMT family protein, with protein MSENLYLVSDDSKFSLSQACSQGLQIAKYPPLQVIVHFQNNAVVKTELSVSPVFSCLFLGPGSHKAMEEIVLLCAKYSQKIDMPRSSYINTSILKKQQEMILNCVATIPFGQTHTYGDIAQATDTHPRTVGAVCKQNPFLLFFPCHRVIGSHGERHYCAGKQIQDILLNFEGSIS; from the coding sequence ATGTCCGAAAATCTTTACTTAGTTTCTGACGATTCTAAATTTTCTCTATCGCAAGCCTGTTCTCAAGGCTTGCAGATAGCCAAATATCCTCCCTTACAAGTCATCGTTCATTTTCAAAACAATGCCGTTGTAAAAACTGAGTTATCGGTATCTCCGGTATTTTCTTGTTTATTTTTAGGTCCCGGCTCTCATAAAGCTATGGAAGAAATCGTTTTACTATGTGCGAAATACTCTCAGAAAATAGACATGCCACGTTCTTCTTACATCAATACATCGATTCTAAAGAAACAACAAGAAATGATACTCAACTGTGTGGCTACGATTCCTTTCGGGCAAACGCACACCTATGGAGATATTGCTCAAGCAACAGACACTCACCCTCGTACAGTAGGAGCAGTGTGTAAGCAGAATCCTTTTCTTTTGTTTTTCCCCTGCCACAGAGTCATAGGAAGTCATGGCGAACGCCATTACTGTGCAGGAAAACAGATCCAAGATATCCTCCTCAATTTTGAGGGGTCTATAAGTTAG
- a CDS encoding LysM peptidoglycan-binding domain-containing protein — MTWRKTIRWLKQALVLSAVLNIVFLLLFYSTIFRKDIYKLRLFSGPLVAKNCRVQKIPEDFLERLSEASLEELYRLLDEDHLLYGRPLKLWALSVAIHAYDVDVGGALSHPLTFTQLRSQGKTWLLPNIDEKEYGLVRRYLSRERYPFTTRGLFRAISTHLEQGAVDEDCLYHFCHTPEFLYFRTLLCGAEERVSSVASLARMVIHNGEAMFFSLCNENHRATAISPEQRQKVLLTYTSVGEPLAALLLLVYDADWVLHTFTDEDLKTFVALLPKESPYTQDFIHRIVETPRSFIVEAEKAEACVTEEPIVYEDYVVKEGDSLWLIARRFGVTIEDIMRVNHLSHHRLLPGKHLKLPPKSS, encoded by the coding sequence ATGACTTGGCGAAAAACGATTCGGTGGCTGAAGCAAGCTTTAGTTTTAAGCGCAGTATTAAATATTGTTTTTTTACTTTTGTTTTACTCAACTATTTTCAGAAAGGACATTTATAAACTGCGGTTATTTTCAGGTCCTTTAGTAGCTAAGAACTGTCGAGTACAAAAAATCCCTGAAGATTTTTTGGAGAGGCTATCTGAAGCGTCTCTTGAGGAATTGTATCGCTTGTTGGATGAGGATCATTTGCTCTATGGGAGACCATTAAAGTTGTGGGCGTTGAGTGTCGCTATTCATGCTTATGATGTCGATGTGGGAGGAGCTCTTTCTCATCCTTTGACATTCACTCAGTTGCGTAGTCAGGGGAAAACATGGTTGCTTCCGAATATTGATGAGAAAGAGTACGGTTTAGTACGACGTTACTTATCGCGCGAGCGCTATCCTTTCACTACACGAGGGTTGTTTAGGGCGATTTCTACACATTTAGAGCAGGGGGCCGTTGACGAAGATTGTTTGTACCATTTTTGTCATACCCCAGAATTTCTGTATTTTCGCACATTACTTTGTGGTGCTGAAGAGCGTGTATCTTCCGTGGCTTCCTTAGCAAGAATGGTTATACATAATGGGGAGGCGATGTTTTTTTCCTTATGTAATGAGAATCATCGAGCAACAGCCATTTCCCCTGAACAACGACAAAAAGTTTTATTGACCTATACAAGTGTCGGCGAACCTCTAGCAGCTTTATTGCTTCTGGTTTATGATGCAGATTGGGTGTTGCATACATTTACAGATGAGGATTTGAAAACCTTTGTTGCTCTTCTCCCTAAGGAATCTCCTTATACTCAGGATTTTATTCATCGGATTGTCGAGACACCGCGTTCTTTTATTGTTGAAGCCGAGAAGGCTGAGGCGTGCGTGACAGAGGAACCTATTGTTTACGAAGACTATGTTGTAAAAGAGGGGGATTCTTTATGGTTAATCGCACGCCGTTTTGGCGTAACTATTGAAGACATCATGCGTGTGAATCACCTGAGTCATCATCGTTTGTTACCTGGGAAACATCTAAAGCTTCCTCCAAAGTCGTCATAG
- the pheT gene encoding phenylalanine--tRNA ligase subunit beta, giving the protein MRVSLSSLQRFFSSPLSIKQIIEACDHIGIETEIETLLSSSFSSIITAKIIQTLPHPNADKLVVATLFDGKQEHQVVCGAPNCRPDIIVPLALPGAKLHDHEGNPYTIKKSKLRGIESQGMCCGADELGFSHLQKTERGLFEFPANTPLGESACALLADTWIEFSLTPNLGHCASLLGLAREIAHVTHVDLILPQEFSFSPLEIITKDSPSHDTSICPFFCCVKISGVCAETSPQELQQALSQFKQKSINTIVDITNYIMLAMGQPLHVYDAKTVDIDSLHAEKAQEQHGLKLLNNEEVLIPQGTAIICDKNHTVGLAGVMGSGDSSFNETTTDIILEAAYFLPKAIRASQMRIPLHSEAAYRFTRGTDPDHVLPSLYAAIHYIQKLFPKAKVAPIHVLGSIPPSPTLTLRTEMVERVLGVPLSHSQVHEELASLGFTVTPQDQGSLSVQVPAYRHDIREEIDLVEEMCRTQPWKIEKKKAPATYSPLYAFKREIVDFLAQSGLQQFFTCDLLDMETAALHRQETDYIALQGSKHATVLRDSLLPGLLKSTATNLNRQAPYVHAFELGTIYTKKNAQYQETQSLGIILSGEAEELSWVFHERVLSFYSIKGWLERLFRHFYISSKTYTIRPSEHPSFHPYQQADLYLHKHLLGRFGTLHPQLCKKAHIKHPVFFAELSVDSLLHTQKKAIARYQPYPIYPSSFRDITLTVDESVPADALRKKLLSFPSKWLENVSIISIYQNKNPTAQNKNVSLRLVFQNKERTLSNQEIEEEHERLLAMLNEQLDDTKGTIDS; this is encoded by the coding sequence ATGCGCGTTTCTTTATCCTCATTACAAAGATTTTTTTCTTCTCCCCTGTCTATCAAACAAATTATAGAAGCTTGTGATCATATAGGTATCGAAACTGAAATAGAAACACTTCTCAGTAGCTCATTCTCTTCCATTATCACAGCAAAGATTATACAAACTCTCCCCCATCCTAATGCGGATAAACTCGTAGTGGCTACCCTTTTTGACGGAAAGCAAGAACATCAAGTCGTCTGTGGAGCTCCGAATTGTCGTCCTGATATCATAGTTCCTTTAGCTCTTCCAGGAGCAAAACTCCACGATCACGAAGGGAATCCTTATACAATAAAAAAATCTAAATTGCGTGGCATAGAATCCCAAGGTATGTGCTGTGGCGCTGATGAATTAGGATTTTCTCATCTCCAAAAAACAGAAAGGGGATTATTTGAATTTCCTGCAAACACTCCCTTAGGAGAAAGTGCCTGTGCCTTACTTGCCGATACATGGATTGAATTCTCTCTGACTCCGAATCTTGGCCACTGCGCCTCCCTTTTAGGTCTTGCTAGAGAAATTGCGCATGTCACCCATGTCGACCTTATTCTACCTCAGGAGTTTTCATTTTCTCCTTTAGAAATAATTACCAAAGACAGCCCTTCTCATGACACGAGTATTTGTCCCTTTTTCTGCTGTGTAAAAATTTCTGGAGTATGTGCGGAAACCTCTCCTCAAGAGCTACAACAGGCTCTCAGCCAATTCAAACAGAAATCTATTAATACCATTGTAGACATCACGAATTACATCATGTTGGCTATGGGGCAACCTCTCCACGTCTACGACGCAAAAACTGTAGATATCGACTCCTTACATGCTGAAAAAGCACAAGAACAACACGGTCTAAAACTCTTAAATAATGAAGAGGTTCTGATCCCACAAGGAACAGCGATTATCTGTGATAAAAACCATACTGTAGGTTTAGCAGGTGTCATGGGAAGTGGGGATTCTTCCTTCAACGAAACAACTACAGACATTATTTTAGAAGCTGCGTATTTTCTTCCCAAGGCTATCCGTGCCTCTCAAATGCGTATTCCCCTGCATTCTGAAGCTGCCTACCGCTTTACACGAGGTACCGATCCGGATCATGTTTTGCCTTCTCTCTACGCGGCCATCCACTACATACAAAAGCTTTTCCCCAAGGCTAAGGTTGCTCCTATTCATGTTTTAGGTTCTATACCACCATCTCCTACTCTAACCTTACGCACGGAAATGGTAGAACGCGTGCTTGGAGTCCCTCTTAGTCATTCTCAAGTACATGAAGAACTTGCCTCTTTAGGCTTTACTGTGACTCCCCAAGACCAAGGGAGCCTCTCTGTGCAGGTGCCTGCGTATCGTCATGACATCCGTGAGGAAATCGATCTTGTTGAAGAGATGTGCAGAACGCAGCCATGGAAAATAGAGAAGAAAAAAGCTCCTGCCACTTATAGCCCTCTATATGCGTTTAAACGAGAAATTGTCGACTTCTTAGCACAATCTGGGTTGCAACAATTTTTCACCTGCGACCTTTTGGATATGGAGACTGCAGCCTTACATAGGCAAGAAACGGATTATATTGCACTGCAAGGCTCTAAACACGCTACTGTACTACGAGATTCTTTGCTGCCTGGACTATTAAAAAGTACGGCAACAAATTTAAATAGACAAGCTCCCTACGTACATGCTTTTGAGTTAGGGACGATTTACACTAAGAAAAATGCCCAATATCAAGAAACGCAAAGTTTAGGCATCATCCTATCAGGGGAAGCAGAAGAACTCTCTTGGGTATTTCACGAGCGTGTTTTGTCTTTCTATTCAATAAAAGGATGGCTAGAGAGATTATTCCGCCATTTCTATATTTCTTCGAAGACTTACACAATTCGTCCTAGTGAACATCCGAGTTTTCATCCCTATCAGCAAGCGGATCTCTATCTTCACAAGCATCTGTTAGGACGCTTTGGGACATTACATCCTCAGCTATGTAAAAAAGCTCACATCAAGCATCCTGTATTCTTTGCAGAGCTCTCGGTGGACTCTCTTTTACATACACAAAAGAAAGCCATAGCTCGCTACCAGCCGTACCCTATTTATCCTTCTTCATTCAGGGATATCACACTGACCGTTGATGAGTCTGTCCCAGCAGATGCATTACGGAAGAAACTTTTAAGTTTCCCTTCTAAATGGCTTGAAAATGTTTCCATTATCAGTATATACCAAAATAAGAACCCTACCGCACAAAATAAAAATGTTTCCCTACGTCTTGTATTCCAAAACAAGGAAAGAACATTATCTAATCAAGAAATAGAAGAAGAACATGAGCGTTTACTTGCTATGCTTAATGAGCAACTAGACGATACAAAAGGAACAATCGATTCATGA
- a CDS encoding toxin-antitoxin system YwqK family antitoxin, whose translation MKQLLFCICALSFSCFTYGSTLKQDPSVMKETFRNNYGIIVSGRDWVKRGCDGTITKVLKDGSTLYETYVQGLLHGEITLTFPHSTTLSVIKTYDQGRLVSHKTFFSNGLPSQEEVFQEDGSLTVTRWPDNKSNDTITEPYFIETTYQGRVIEGSYSSFNGKYTSTIRNGEGVRSNFSPNNVLLYEEIFNDGVMVKRTTFYATRDPETITHYVNGQPHGLRLTYLPGGIPNTIEEWRYGYQDGTTTVFKNGCKAAEIPFVKGAKEGCELRYNEEEVIAEEVSWRNNLPHGMRKIYAAGVYKCEWYHRGRLVSKTKFERLNNAG comes from the coding sequence ATGAAACAGCTGCTTTTTTGCATTTGCGCACTCTCTTTTTCATGCTTTACCTATGGGTCTACTCTAAAACAAGATCCTTCGGTGATGAAGGAGACTTTCCGAAATAATTACGGAATTATCGTATCAGGAAGAGATTGGGTGAAGCGGGGCTGTGATGGAACAATCACTAAAGTTTTAAAAGATGGATCGACTCTTTATGAAACTTACGTTCAAGGTCTTCTTCATGGCGAGATCACACTCACCTTCCCCCATTCTACAACGCTATCGGTAATCAAAACCTATGACCAGGGAAGGCTTGTTTCTCATAAAACATTCTTTTCTAATGGTCTCCCATCTCAAGAAGAAGTCTTCCAAGAAGATGGATCTCTTACTGTGACTCGCTGGCCGGATAATAAAAGTAACGACACCATCACAGAACCGTATTTTATTGAAACTACCTATCAAGGACGGGTAATTGAAGGCAGCTATTCTTCTTTTAACGGGAAATACACCTCCACTATCCGGAATGGAGAAGGCGTTCGTTCGAACTTCTCTCCAAATAATGTGCTGCTTTACGAAGAAATATTCAACGATGGGGTGATGGTAAAAAGAACCACCTTTTATGCTACCAGAGATCCGGAAACGATTACCCATTATGTGAATGGCCAGCCTCATGGTTTACGTTTAACTTATCTTCCTGGGGGGATCCCGAACACTATTGAAGAGTGGCGCTATGGCTACCAAGACGGAACAACAACAGTGTTTAAAAACGGTTGTAAAGCTGCAGAGATTCCTTTTGTAAAAGGAGCTAAGGAAGGATGTGAATTACGCTATAACGAAGAAGAAGTCATAGCGGAAGAAGTATCTTGGAGAAATAACTTGCCTCATGGTATGAGGAAAATCTACGCTGCCGGCGTGTATAAATGTGAATGGTATCATCGTGGACGCCTAGTCTCAAAAACAAAATTCGAGAGACTCAATAATGCGGGATAA
- the recO gene encoding DNA repair protein RecO — MHTLTPAITLKTLPQGKHHCITTIFSPLGLLTFFAKQGQSLYYDFREALIPLSLGVYNLDHSPPKMRKLLFAEVKNTFTTIKSELPLLQAAGKMTQSILGSQWQEKPSQELFSLFLNFLHRLPESKNPEMFAATFLLKLLQYEGILDLSTTCAACKKTILSASFYRHKGRKFCIEHSPESAVMIENEEEKILHALVHAKRFQDLLHLSNFHLEFSEKITLMFDSVFHEDKHKKLPQSNGSA; from the coding sequence ATGCATACCCTGACACCGGCAATTACTCTCAAAACTCTTCCTCAAGGGAAACACCATTGCATAACTACAATATTTTCCCCCCTAGGACTTCTTACATTTTTTGCAAAGCAAGGGCAATCTTTATACTATGATTTTCGAGAGGCTCTCATTCCGCTTTCCTTAGGGGTCTACAACCTTGATCATTCTCCGCCAAAAATGCGCAAACTACTCTTTGCGGAAGTAAAAAATACCTTTACAACAATCAAATCTGAACTTCCCCTACTACAAGCTGCAGGGAAAATGACACAAAGTATTTTAGGATCACAGTGGCAAGAAAAACCCTCTCAAGAACTTTTTTCTCTTTTTTTAAATTTTCTCCATCGCTTACCGGAAAGTAAAAATCCCGAAATGTTTGCAGCGACTTTCCTACTCAAACTTTTACAATATGAAGGCATCCTCGATCTCTCAACAACATGTGCAGCATGTAAAAAAACTATTCTGTCTGCATCTTTTTATCGTCATAAAGGGAGGAAATTCTGCATAGAACACAGCCCAGAATCTGCTGTGATGATAGAAAACGAAGAAGAGAAAATCCTTCACGCACTCGTGCATGCAAAGAGATTTCAAGATCTTCTACATCTATCAAATTTCCATTTGGAATTTTCAGAAAAGATTACCCTCATGTTTGATAGTGTTTTTCATGAAGATAAACATAAGAAATTACCGCAGAGTAATGGTTCCGCCTGA
- a CDS encoding HPF/RaiA family ribosome-associated protein, producing MHTPQRRATQRKKAPKHEVANLEITGKSFHVSQPLRQLIIEKSSQLPPLDAIHIVLTSHKEKQGTEVHLTAMGRKETFQVKTQHNNSYSAVIAAFKKIRTLANKHQKIRQDKKKHDKGLSKKEEQILELEEDIHLYDDLLPLETMDAWDSLKYYGYIPGSAKKVLSRKKIHLPILSEDEAIKKFEASHNKVLVFLNEKEHKIQLIHKQNDDNYVLIEPIIAPGFHIF from the coding sequence ATGCACACCCCTCAGCGTCGAGCAACCCAACGAAAAAAAGCTCCAAAACATGAGGTTGCCAACCTAGAAATTACAGGCAAGTCCTTTCACGTATCTCAACCACTACGCCAGCTCATCATTGAAAAGAGTAGTCAGCTACCTCCACTAGACGCGATTCACATAGTGTTAACCTCTCATAAAGAAAAACAAGGGACGGAAGTACATCTTACCGCTATGGGAAGGAAAGAGACATTCCAGGTAAAAACACAACATAACAATTCCTATAGTGCAGTCATTGCCGCTTTCAAAAAAATCCGTACGTTAGCAAATAAACACCAGAAAATCCGCCAAGACAAGAAGAAACACGATAAAGGCCTATCTAAAAAAGAAGAGCAAATCCTTGAGCTTGAAGAGGATATTCATCTCTATGATGATCTATTACCTTTGGAAACTATGGATGCCTGGGACTCTCTAAAATATTATGGTTATATTCCCGGATCGGCAAAAAAAGTTCTCTCTAGAAAGAAAATTCATCTCCCTATTCTTTCTGAAGATGAGGCGATTAAGAAATTCGAAGCTTCCCACAATAAAGTGCTAGTCTTCCTAAACGAAAAAGAGCATAAGATTCAGTTAATCCACAAACAAAACGATGACAATTATGTCCTCATCGAACCAATTATCGCACCAGGATTCCACATCTTTTAA
- a CDS encoding RMD1 family protein, whose product MRCTAHCTASSYNLHVLFHLLKTRFPTVLSREYVLVSSENPEECDKIAVFFPFGVAVFWGWEESEEIKILQSIVTASPEILPQPEIDCYNFHYGEKLQIRRDRLILADSQLNTKLAISFGLAQSVKLTIFEATIYKTIEDSKRLPQDLATKGKISMPRKAIAKKIGKLFLDKASVNLHSDILDEPDFFWEHPETQPIYIDVLNCLDINARINVLNHRLTILGDVLEILNDQLNHQHSSSLEWTIIWLIMLEVSVALLKDVFNVI is encoded by the coding sequence ATGCGTTGTACTGCCCATTGCACAGCTTCGTCTTATAATTTACACGTGCTCTTTCATTTACTGAAAACTCGCTTCCCTACGGTTTTATCTAGAGAGTATGTTTTAGTATCTTCCGAAAATCCTGAAGAATGTGACAAAATTGCTGTATTTTTCCCTTTTGGTGTGGCTGTTTTCTGGGGTTGGGAGGAATCCGAAGAAATTAAAATTCTTCAATCTATTGTTACAGCTTCTCCCGAGATCCTCCCCCAACCAGAAATAGACTGCTACAACTTTCATTATGGGGAAAAATTGCAAATACGTAGAGATAGACTCATCCTAGCAGATTCGCAACTCAATACAAAATTAGCCATATCTTTTGGTCTTGCTCAGTCAGTAAAACTGACGATATTTGAAGCGACCATCTATAAAACTATAGAGGATTCTAAACGCCTTCCCCAAGATCTAGCCACAAAAGGGAAAATTTCTATGCCAAGGAAGGCTATTGCCAAAAAAATAGGCAAACTTTTTTTAGACAAAGCCTCTGTCAATCTCCATTCGGATATTCTTGATGAACCCGACTTTTTCTGGGAGCATCCAGAAACACAACCCATCTATATTGACGTTCTTAACTGCTTAGATATTAACGCAAGAATCAATGTTCTCAATCATAGATTAACCATTCTTGGAGATGTCCTCGAAATCTTAAATGACCAACTCAATCACCAACATTCCTCCTCACTAGAGTGGACGATCATTTGGCTAATTATGCTAGAAGTTTCTGTAGCTTTACTGAAAGACGTATTCAATGTCATTTAA